A single Dehalococcoidia bacterium DNA region contains:
- a CDS encoding glutamate-5-semialdehyde dehydrogenase has product MDIEQKAIEAREASIQLSAVNTDAKNAALSEIALAIEHRQAHILAANRSDMEKAQKEALSPPLLKRLKFDEAKIRESIQGLNSLIGLSDPTGKTLSAMELDDGLKLYKMSCPIGVIGIVFESRPDALLQISSLCLKSGNAVLMKGGSEAANTNRILADIITEATLKAGMPEGWLTLLEARSDVTEMLRMDQYIDLIIPRGSNDFVRYIMQNTSIPVMGHADGICHVYVDSKADLDMAVRIVVDSKTQYVAVCNAAETLLVHQDIARAFLPRIKKALEEKGVELRGCAETLKIIDVKSATEDDWRTEYLDLILSVKVVKNLGEAVDHINRYGSGHTDVIVTADRASGVQFMDYVDSANVFLNCSSRFSDGFRYGLGAEVGISTGKIHSRGPVGLEGLVIYKWKLVGDGHIVADYSGEQGKTFTHRGLREDFS; this is encoded by the coding sequence ATGGATATCGAGCAAAAAGCGATTGAAGCCAGAGAAGCCTCTATTCAGCTCTCGGCTGTTAACACTGATGCCAAGAATGCCGCGCTTTCGGAAATAGCCCTGGCGATTGAACATCGCCAGGCGCATATCCTGGCCGCCAACCGCTCCGATATGGAAAAGGCCCAGAAGGAAGCTCTGTCACCTCCTCTACTCAAAAGGCTGAAATTCGATGAAGCCAAGATCAGGGAAAGCATTCAGGGGTTGAATAGCCTGATCGGCCTTTCGGACCCCACCGGCAAAACGCTGAGCGCCATGGAACTTGATGATGGGCTGAAGCTCTACAAGATGAGTTGTCCCATCGGTGTGATCGGCATCGTCTTTGAGTCGAGGCCGGATGCGCTGCTGCAGATTTCATCCCTGTGTCTGAAGAGTGGAAATGCCGTCCTGATGAAGGGGGGCAGTGAAGCAGCCAACACCAACCGCATCCTGGCAGATATCATCACAGAGGCAACCTTGAAAGCGGGCATGCCCGAAGGATGGCTGACGCTTCTGGAAGCGCGTTCGGATGTCACCGAAATGCTGAGGATGGATCAGTACATCGATTTGATCATTCCGCGAGGCAGTAACGACTTTGTCCGCTACATCATGCAAAACACGAGCATTCCGGTGATGGGCCACGCCGACGGAATATGTCATGTCTATGTCGACAGCAAAGCCGATCTCGATATGGCCGTCCGAATCGTGGTCGATAGCAAGACTCAGTACGTGGCAGTGTGTAATGCGGCAGAAACGCTATTGGTGCACCAGGATATCGCCCGAGCATTCCTGCCCAGGATCAAAAAGGCGCTCGAAGAGAAAGGCGTAGAGCTTCGCGGCTGCGCGGAAACGCTGAAAATCATCGATGTTAAATCTGCCACAGAAGATGACTGGCGAACCGAATATCTCGATTTGATCCTGTCAGTCAAGGTGGTGAAGAATCTGGGCGAGGCCGTCGATCACATCAATCGGTATGGGTCAGGCCACACGGATGTCATTGTAACTGCCGATAGAGCCAGCGGTGTTCAATTCATGGATTATGTGGATTCGGCCAACGTATTTCTGAACTGCAGCAGCCGGTTCAGCGATGGTTTCAGATACGGACTGGGAGCCGAGGTCGGTATCAGCACCGGAAAGATTCATTCCAGAGGCCCTGTTGGCCTGGAAGGGCTAGTCATCTACAAGTGGAAGCTCGTTGGCGATGGTCATATTGTGGCCGACTACTCGGGTGAACAGGGCAAAACCTTCACCCATCGGGGTCTCCGGGAAGACTTCAGCTAA
- the ftsY gene encoding signal recognition particle-docking protein FtsY yields the protein MLNILKKTKDSLDRTRKALAGKVNDIFDRAEFNDDLWDELEEVLIGADVGMAATEKIIKGTRERVKAEKIKQVSEARGALSKEMVNILQSSMSASSQTAGKPEVILVVGVNGTGKTTSIAKLAYRTKGEGKSVLLAAGDTFRAAAIDQLKYWGEKVGIDVIASQPGGDPGAVVYDALEAAKKRKTDVLIIDTAGRIQTKANLMEELKKVRRIIGKSEIAPQVLLVLDANTGQNGLSQARSFTEAVDVNGIIMAKLDSTSRGGIVIAIADELKIPILFIGTGQELDDLAPFDAGEFVKALLDR from the coding sequence TTGCTTAACATCCTTAAGAAGACCAAGGATAGTTTGGACCGTACTCGCAAGGCTCTGGCGGGAAAAGTCAATGATATCTTCGATCGCGCCGAGTTCAATGACGATCTGTGGGACGAACTTGAAGAGGTGCTGATTGGCGCTGATGTAGGGATGGCTGCGACAGAGAAAATCATCAAGGGCACACGAGAGCGGGTCAAGGCGGAAAAGATCAAGCAAGTATCCGAAGCAAGGGGTGCTCTCAGCAAGGAGATGGTCAACATTCTTCAATCCTCGATGAGTGCTTCTTCCCAGACGGCCGGCAAGCCGGAAGTGATACTGGTGGTTGGCGTCAATGGCACGGGGAAAACCACCTCCATTGCCAAATTGGCATATCGGACAAAAGGGGAAGGCAAGAGCGTTTTACTGGCTGCCGGCGATACTTTCCGAGCAGCGGCCATAGACCAGCTAAAATACTGGGGGGAAAAGGTGGGGATCGACGTCATTGCCAGCCAGCCGGGCGGAGATCCCGGTGCAGTGGTTTATGATGCGCTGGAGGCTGCCAAGAAACGAAAGACCGATGTCCTCATCATCGATACCGCCGGCCGAATCCAGACCAAAGCCAATCTGATGGAGGAGCTCAAGAAAGTCAGGAGGATCATCGGCAAATCCGAGATTGCACCTCAGGTGCTGCTGGTGCTGGATGCCAACACCGGTCAGAATGGACTTAGCCAGGCTCGCTCCTTCACCGAGGCGGTGGACGTCAATGGCATCATCATGGCTAAACTCGATAGCACCTCCAGGGGCGGAATCGTGATCGCCATCGCTGATGAGCTGAAGATCCCGATCCTGTTTATTGGCACCGGCCAGGAACTAGATGATCTGGCGCCTTTTGACGCCGGGGAGTTTGTGAAGGCTCTGCTTGATAGGTAA
- the rnc gene encoding ribonuclease III has product MTELDRLQESLGVIFDDVSHLELALVHRSYLNEAGDCHPASNERLEFLGDAVLGFVVARKLYSDFPGFSEGDLTKLRSSLVRTETLARIAHSLQLGDYLYLGKGEEESGGRNRERNLACTLEAVIGAVLIDRGFGVAKRFVLRILREELRQAAEGKLQNDPKSKLQEVIQAGHRVTPTYRTIDATGPDHERVFTVEVFAGETLLGRGSGRKKRIAEQEAARDALRNLEGEENIA; this is encoded by the coding sequence GTGACTGAACTGGATCGCCTGCAAGAGTCCCTTGGCGTCATCTTTGATGACGTATCTCATCTGGAACTGGCGCTTGTCCATCGATCCTATTTGAATGAGGCTGGTGATTGTCATCCGGCATCCAACGAACGATTGGAGTTCCTGGGCGATGCGGTGCTCGGATTCGTCGTCGCCCGAAAGCTGTACTCCGACTTTCCCGGCTTCTCCGAGGGCGACCTGACCAAGCTGCGGTCATCCCTGGTGCGGACGGAGACCCTGGCGCGCATCGCTCACTCCTTGCAACTAGGAGATTATCTCTATCTGGGAAAAGGGGAGGAGGAAAGCGGAGGGCGCAATCGAGAGAGGAATCTGGCTTGCACACTGGAGGCCGTCATCGGCGCTGTGCTCATCGACCGGGGATTTGGAGTGGCCAAGCGGTTCGTTTTGCGAATACTTCGAGAAGAACTCCGGCAGGCTGCCGAAGGAAAACTTCAAAATGACCCGAAGTCGAAGCTGCAAGAGGTTATACAGGCAGGGCATCGGGTGACACCGACCTACCGAACCATCGATGCCACTGGCCCGGATCATGAAAGGGTGTTCACGGTAGAAGTTTTTGCGGGTGAGACGCTGCTTGGCCGGGGCAGCGGCCGGAAGAAGCGGATCGCCGAACAGGAAGCGGCACGGGATGCCCTGAGGAATCTGGAGGGGGAAGAGAATATTGCTTAA
- a CDS encoding anti-sigma regulatory factor, protein MGEEKSVLIKNESDIVNACFTGKQMAARIGLGIVEQSHIVTAIAELARNIIAYAGSGVISFHFLGDAEDSGLEIMAVDSGPGIADTELAIRGVCASGGELCGGLLCAKRLMDEFEIESGVGRGTTVTIRKWKTEQQTCQ, encoded by the coding sequence ATGGGTGAGGAAAAAAGCGTATTAATCAAAAATGAATCGGATATTGTGAATGCCTGCTTTACGGGAAAACAGATGGCCGCCAGGATCGGGTTGGGGATTGTTGAGCAATCCCACATCGTTACGGCTATCGCAGAACTGGCTCGGAATATCATTGCCTATGCCGGGAGCGGGGTAATCAGTTTCCATTTCCTTGGTGACGCTGAAGACAGTGGGCTGGAGATTATGGCAGTGGATAGCGGACCCGGCATTGCCGATACTGAATTGGCGATAAGAGGCGTCTGCGCATCCGGAGGTGAGTTGTGCGGAGGCCTGCTGTGTGCCAAACGATTGATGGATGAATTCGAGATAGAATCAGGGGTGGGGAGAGGAACCACGGTGACCATCCGCAAATGGAAGACTGAACAGCAGACCTGTCAATAG